The following DNA comes from Magnolia sinica isolate HGM2019 chromosome 18, MsV1, whole genome shotgun sequence.
TTCATTGGTGAATCGTTATGCACAACTGCTGAATACCGGTGAAAGAAAAGAGGAACTGTAAATGTGCATTACCATTTGGTTAGTCTGGAGTTGAGGGCTGATTTATAGGCTTGCACTACTAGCTTGCTTCAATTATAATGACTACGATTTAATGCCATTATGAGTCATTTCCTTTCTAACAATGTTTATCTGGGTTGTACAGTGGGACACTGCTGGGCAAGAGCGTTTCAGGACAATCACTAGCAGCTACTACCGTGGTGCTCATGGCATTATAGTGAGCGTCATTTTTCCTGCAATTCCATAACTATCCTTTGTTTCTGGCAATCAAGCATGCTAAGGGTGGTAGACTGCTCATTTCACTTGGGCTTGTTTCACAGGTGGTTTACGATGTGACGGACCAGGAAAGCTTTAACAATGTGAAGCAATGgctgaatgaaattgaccgttaTGCAAGCGAGAATGTCAACAAGCTTCTGGTTGGAAACAAGTGCGATCTCACTGACAAAAAAGTTGTCTCCTACGAGACAGCCAAGGTAATTTTTCCTTTAAGTTTGGTTTCTTTGCATGATAGTATTAATCTCAACTTAGTGAGAATGAGATTGCTATGCTTTTCCTCCCTGATTTTCTTTTATGATATTAAAAATCTTTTTGGAGCATATACTCTGGTTTCCAGAATTGTGTAGTTCAGAACACTTTGGCCAGTCCGTTTATCTCCAAGGGGGTTTTAATTCTTTTTCTTCTGCCTCGTCCTTCATGAAGGCATTTGCTGATGAAATTGGGATCCCATTCATGGAAACGAGTGCAAAAAACTCTACTAATGTAGAGCAGGCCTTCATGGCGATGACTGCTGACATAAAGAACAGGTAAGAGTTGTCATGATTCACAAATCTCTACTTTAGATGAACGTTTCTGTTCATATTTCCTAGTCATGTTGATTTGTTTCTGTTCTCATCTCTCCTTTGTTTCATTTGGTGATCAACAGGATGGCGAGCCAACCAACCATGAACAATGCCAGGCCCCCGACAGTGCAAATCCGTGGCCAACCTGTAGCGCAGAAGACCAGCTGCTGCTCTTCTTAAGGGAAGTAGTAATAATTACATCTGTTTGGCTCGTGTAAAACTAGCTCAAGTGATTTGATCTCTCCCCTCTTCTTAAAACTGTTACTGAAATTCGATTCTTTTCAACTATATTTGATTTTAAAAAGCCTGTACAAATCAGGAATTAGGCTTATAATAGTATTTTGGCTGATTCTACTATTGGTCTTGAACCATGCTCTTTTCACTGTTACCATTCGTATCTTTTGTTTGTTTTTCGGTGAAACATTATTAAAACAGATATGCATTTGCTACTGCCATTATTCAAATGCTCGTTGAAAAGGAAAATGCAAATTGTTTCCAgcccattttttttttaaggaaagagGAAAGAGGTCAAAAGGTGGCTTCCATTTTCATGGTTGTATTCTCTCCATGGGAAACTCAACATTTTATGAAATCAGACACGCTTACCTATAAATTTTACATGTGTGGATCATGAATGGATTGGTTACATATGAGAGCAAGTTATCCTATTGTGTCAGAATGAATTAGAATATGGTAGAGCCGTCTCCACAGGACACATGGCAGGGTGGTGTATCGATTGCGTCCACTCGGATACTGGCAACTGAATGAATGGCATAAGTTTGGAAAATGATACCAACGACACAATACTAGCATTATTTCTTCTAGAGATTATCCCACTGATAATTGGACCATtgactctctcttttttcttcctcCATCATTTTCAATGGACAGAAGAGATCATATTGATATAGGATTGCATAATGCATGTAATTAGGGACAAACTGTCCATGCTAGATCCGTGCCTGTGGGTGGACCTGATTTGCATGTCGAGTCACGTTCACTGCAGAGAGATGGATCTACCACCATATGGTTATTCCGCCTCCCATGCCCTATCATTTACCCAGTTTGTACAAGTTCGTTCAAGTGTAGCCCACTTTTCAATGATCCGGGCTGTAGGTTTGGCTGACGCAGCAGTATGCTTCTAAATCTTAAAGATTTGGAGAGAATCTGGGGCCATTTCCAAGTCAAATGCATACTGAAGGACCCTACTAATGCATCTGCAATCGGGTCATCTAAGTGATGAACTTGAAAATTGTAGgggttggcccagatttggtgcGACTATACTGATCCAGATGgacgtccatctggacagtgttcGTTCTGGTTGCAACGAAAGAAAAAGTCAACTGGTTTCCACTCCagaaatcataatcttaaagatggcttttaaAATGACATCAACAGCGTCCTTCTGCTTCCTATCATCCACTCCCTATTGACAGCCTTGCTCGCAACACGTCCAAAATAACTTGCGACTATGCGGGAGATAACGGGATCATGCTGGATTTGTTCCCCTAGACATTGGCCTGAGGGCCCTACCCtgcttgaaatctaggcctggTTTCTGGGCTTGACACATGCCTATGGTGAATTGCCAAGTCCAATCATCAGATGAGCCACCATTATACATAAAGATGCATGGGCACCAGAGCATGGTTCCTTGTATCCAAATCTAAGTGTTTATATGATGGACATGTCCTAGTTGAAGGACAACCCAAAGAGCGAGAAATTTGAACTATTTCAGGCCTTTGCTCATTTAAATCCTAATAAGCCGACCTAGTAGGTCTGGCCCACGACTGGCCTTAGCACAGCCCATTGCCACCTCCACTCTTAgcattaaagaaagaaaagaaaaagaaaaaggttagCCGCCCGAGTGCCTGAATTTTTTGGAGAAATGTCTGAAAGCGGAAAAGCAAAGTCCTTGCGAACCACAAAGGTCGTGCACAGCTACCTTCACTACTATCTCCTCCAAACGATTTCATGTCCAAGATTGCTTTTGAATTCCTTTTCATGAAACTTTGAATGGATTCGGCAgattgagaactcatcacatgtGATGTGAGCCCAATATCTTGAATTGTCCACATGAACCAAAACtgtagtgggccacacacacacacacacacacacacacacacacacacacagagggaggCATGCTTACCCGCTCACATGCTCACCTTTGCACGTGTCAcgacatgggcccaaaatccaACCGGTCCATATAATGGGGCACCTCATGAAACCACCTgagaccaattttcaccctgatcccaATTTTCACCTGTGATAACTGTTTTCCATTGCAATagctcaccaaagttttggattagggtaaAAGTTAGGCCCTGTGGGTTTTATGGTGTGCTACATCATGTGGACAGTTTAGATTTCGGGCTCACATCATgcgtgatgagttctcaaaaagttctcacgggAACTCATGAGAACTGGTGCACAGCTGAGCATTGGGTCACTGAATTTCACCCAACTGATTGGTGACTGAGCTTTCCATGCAACAAATGCCTACAAGATCCAAAATGCCTTATATCCCAACTACAAGGATCTTGTTCCGCCTTGCCTTCCACTCTACCAAGGATCATATCCTCAATTAAGCCATACGtataaatcttttcttactaccaccACTTGCGTCATTTGGACATATTGCCCCTGCTGCCCCTGTACAGCACCCTTCCAACTCTAACCAACCCTTGCAAAACCAGGAAATTCAAACCCATTTGGACAAATTCTACGATTGCCCCGTGGGAATCTTATAGGAAACAAGGGACAGTGGAAAAAACTCAGGTTGATTtaacgaaaaaaaaataaaaaaaaatcgtctgattttttttttttgcaaaaagacCTCAGAATGGAATGTATTCGTTAGGCTTTCATCACATCAAATACGATTTTGGGCCCGGCAAATGTGGAGCCTTACCTGAAAAGAGTATAGGTTTATATCAGGTCACTATAAAGTTGGGGTGAAAGAGAGTACCGAATACCTTATGGTCAAGCATATGCTCAAGTTAATAATATTTCCTCTAGTAAAATCTCGTTAATATAGAACATTCAACACGCAACACGTACTTCTTAGATCCATCAAAATtcccaaaatacctaaaattttAAATGTGTAACAAAAGGGGTAAGGCGCACATGAACCTGCACGTTGCCAGTCAGTCATGCAACTATAGCATACTACTGTAAATTGCCTAAATATACATTTAAAACATTCAATCTCTTACTGATACAGGAAACCTCATTATTCATGTGGATCCTGCCACTTGCCCAACTACTCTTCAACACCAAGGAAATTAGAAGCCCAAATGGGGGAAAAAACTGAAGAGAAAACCGGGGCATGGTCAAATCTCAGTTGGCACCCAAGATTGGGAACTGGCCACGATCTTCGATGGAAGGAGCCGCCATATTGTTCATCATGTTACCTCCAGCAAACCCACCTCGAAAGCCACGGTCCCCACGCCCCCGACCACGACCTCCGTGAAACTTGGTGCCTTCTGCCGGTTTCAAGAACTCATTTATGCTAACCGACTGCCACGTGAAACAAGACAAATGAgtcgatcatcatcatcatcatcatagtcaaccaacaaatacaagaattGGAAACTCAGTTCCCCACCTGACAGAATACTTTTGGTGAATTTTGTCAGATCAAGACACCCAGAAATCTTCAAACagatgcattttaaaatgatgaatTGTTTGTACAGTATCcactttaaatatttataaaagtaAGAAGTCATCAGGTATCAGATGTGCAGCAGGATAAAATGCTTGTCATAAACACTGCTTTAAATAATTCCCGGATGTTTAGAAATACCAGGCATGGAGTCGGATGCTTCTTCGATTCTTTTCCCTGGCACAGCTGGGCCATACTGGACTTGAACCAGAGACCTTGCCCACTAGTATGAAACAATTGAGTTGAGTTCCATATGCATTTTTAAAAATAGCTTCTTATTACGCTCGTTCAACACGAGCATTTAGCTTATTGCAATTCTTTTCCTACTAGATGAGCAGACACTTTTTTGATATAGGAATCAGTATCTAATGAATTCAAGCAGACTCCACCAATTTTTCATTGAACCACAAGACAAGGTGAGATTGATCAAGCACAAATAGATTCCCCAAGGGTTTCGGAGTTCTTGCAGAGTGGAACCAACCAGTACAAGACATGATGAGATGGATCTTCCAAAgaacaaggttttttttttgctttctttctttctttcttttttttttttttgaatgattgGTCCAAACTTGTGCGAGGAAGAACTGGTAATGGGCACAAAACTATCCGTTCTGGTTCTACATTTGTTCGAATAAAATGCTTAGCTAATTCCATGCGTCTAACCAAAACATGCTTTCcgctgatttttctattttcctttctttcccatCAACGGATCCCTCTTCCCATTTTCCATCcacaaaggtaaaggaaagggcCTTAACTTTTGGGCCGGCTGTGGGCAAGGAGGGATTCAAACCCAACATCTTGGCCTGTAGCCACATGCTCTAATCCTTTAAGCTACAGACCCCACCCCACCTCCACTGAATTTATTCACAAGAGTACCCTCTCAAGGGAATCCAATTGACGAAACAATTTGATCTATGGACAACATCGTTGCGGTAAAGG
Coding sequences within:
- the LOC131232659 gene encoding GTP-binding protein YPTM2; this encodes MNPEYDYLFKLLLIGDSGVGKSCLLLRFADDSYLESYISTIGVDFKIRTVEQDGKTIKLQIWDTAGQERFRTITSSYYRGAHGIIVVYDVTDQESFNNVKQWLNEIDRYASENVNKLLVGNKCDLTDKKVVSYETAKAFADEIGIPFMETSAKNSTNVEQAFMAMTADIKNRMASQPTMNNARPPTVQIRGQPVAQKTSCCSS